One window from the genome of Magnolia sinica isolate HGM2019 chromosome 4, MsV1, whole genome shotgun sequence encodes:
- the LOC131244657 gene encoding WUSCHEL-related homeobox 5-like has protein sequence MDEGMSGVCIKGGKCGGGGGRWNPTAEQVKILTDLFRSGLRTPTTDQIQCISTHLSTYGQIESKNVFYWFQNHKARDRQKRRRISAVQTQDHLSTKHCTDARAERGIETLQLFPLRSYEGSDGGDKVRLVRNERMEIALLADVGKDYPPLDLRLSYL, from the exons ATGGACGAAGGAATGTCAGGTGTGTGCATCAAAGGTGGGAAATGCGGTGGTGGTGGGGGCCGCTGGAATCCAACGGCAGAACAGGTTAAAATTCTGACGGATCTATTCAGATCCGGCCTTCGAACTCCCACGACGGATCAGATTCAGTGCATCTCGACTCACCTCAGCACTTACGGCCAGATCGAGAGCAAGAACGTCTTCTACTGGTTCCAGAACCACAAAGCTAGAGACCGTCAGAAGCGCCGCAggatctcagccgtccaaacGCAAGATCATCTCTCTACTAAAC ATTGTACGGATGCGCGCGCGGAGAGAGGGATTGAGACGCTGCAGCTGTTTCCATTGCGGTCGTACGAGGGGTCGGATGGAGGGGATAAGGTGAGATTGGTGAGGAACGAACGGATGGAGATAGCGTTGTTGGCTGATGTTGGGAAGGATTATCCACCGTTGGATCTGCGGCTGAGTTATTTGTGA